The following are encoded in a window of Dysidea avara chromosome 4, odDysAvar1.4, whole genome shotgun sequence genomic DNA:
- the LOC136253595 gene encoding short-chain collagen C4-like, translating into MKIFLLILFCVIFLTDAAEVIDEDTDSPLVSYLLAKVQRLEAKMMSKEVSVRTTREAEERSVNNATNKDDMKTKGCPQVVSYIRWGNTTCPYGAITLYKGTAVGGRYTDKGAPSNLMCLPQNPMRYSNNQHGDVYAFPVEYRTGGAIDHSTCRNMPCSLCEATGRSSKIMIPSHYVCPDGWHKEYNGYIMAGNNGHEGSSMYYCIDENLEQINSSGGCDGNAQLFYTVRATGSYVPQDGYALSCVVCSK; encoded by the coding sequence ATGAAAATATTTCTTCTGATACTGTTCTGTGTCATCTTCCTTACTGATGCAGCAGAGGTCATTGATGAAGATACTGATTCTCCCCTAGTATCCTACCTTCTTGCTAAGGTGCAGCGACTAGAAGCAAAGATGATGAGTAAGGAGGTCAGTGTGAGGACCACAAGAGAAGCCGAGGAGCGATCTGTTAACAATGCCACTAATAAAGATGACATGAAGACCAAAGGCTGTCCACAAGTGGTCAGTTATATCAGATGGGGCAACACTACATGTCCATATGGAGCTATCACTCTCTATAAAGGAACTGCTGTAGGAGGTCGCTACACTGATAAAGGTGCACCATCTAATTTAATGTGCTTGCCTCAAAATCCAATGCGCTATTCAAATAATCAACATGGAGATGTATATGCTTTTCCTGTAGAATATCGCACTGGTGGAGCTATTGATCATAGCACATGTCGTAACATGCCTTGTTCTCTCTGTGAAGCAACAGGAAGAAGCAGTAAAATAATGATCCCCTCACATTATGTGTGTCCTGATGGATGGCACAAAGAGTACAATGGCTATATCATGGCGGGAAATAATGGTCATGAAGGAAGTAGCATGTATTACTGTATTGACGAAAATCTCGAGCAAATAAACAGTAGCGGAGGTTGTGATGGTAATGCACAATTGTTTTACACAGTCCGTG